The following proteins come from a genomic window of Halorussus halophilus:
- the wecB gene encoding non-hydrolyzing UDP-N-acetylglucosamine 2-epimerase: MSDYDTDEATKRDENDSKKILTVVGARPQFIKAAPVSREVRKRHEEVLVHTGQHYDEEMSDVFFEELGIPEPDHNLGVGSDDHGAQTARMLVGLEELILDEDPDAVLVYGDTNSTLAAAIAASKLDTALAHVEAGLRSYNREMPEETNRVLTDHASDLLFAPSTRAVENLAAEGIEQGVHDTGDVMCDAVLLAREQAADHSTVLDEVGVEEGEFVLATVHRAANTDDPERLASILDALADDPREVVLPAHPRTVSRMEEYGLYEEAKERLTLTDPVGYLDFVRLQDAAEVVATDSGGVQKEAFFLDTPCVTMREETEWRETVEAGWNRLVGADGEAIRRALSTAEAPAEKPTPYGDGTAAANIAGLLDDV; encoded by the coding sequence ATGAGTGACTACGACACAGACGAAGCGACGAAGCGAGACGAGAACGACTCGAAGAAAATCCTGACCGTCGTCGGTGCGCGCCCGCAGTTCATCAAGGCCGCGCCGGTTTCGCGCGAGGTCCGCAAGCGCCACGAGGAGGTGTTGGTCCACACGGGCCAGCACTACGACGAGGAGATGTCCGACGTGTTCTTCGAGGAGTTAGGCATTCCAGAGCCGGACCACAATTTGGGAGTCGGCTCCGACGACCACGGTGCACAGACCGCCCGCATGCTGGTCGGTCTGGAAGAGTTGATTCTCGACGAAGACCCCGACGCGGTGCTGGTCTACGGCGACACCAACTCGACGCTCGCGGCTGCAATCGCGGCCTCGAAGTTGGACACCGCGCTGGCCCACGTCGAGGCCGGTCTGCGGAGCTACAACCGCGAGATGCCCGAGGAAACCAATCGAGTGCTGACCGACCACGCCTCGGACCTGCTGTTCGCGCCCTCCACGCGAGCAGTGGAGAATCTGGCCGCGGAAGGTATCGAACAAGGTGTCCACGACACCGGCGACGTAATGTGTGACGCCGTGCTGTTGGCGCGCGAGCAGGCCGCCGACCACTCGACAGTGCTGGACGAGGTGGGCGTCGAAGAAGGCGAGTTCGTCCTCGCCACGGTCCACCGCGCGGCCAACACCGACGACCCCGAGCGACTCGCGTCGATTCTGGACGCGTTGGCCGACGACCCCCGAGAGGTCGTCTTGCCAGCACATCCTCGGACAGTAAGTCGGATGGAAGAGTACGGTCTCTACGAAGAGGCCAAAGAACGACTCACTCTCACAGACCCGGTCGGCTACCTCGACTTCGTGCGCCTGCAGGACGCCGCGGAAGTCGTCGCTACCGACTCGGGCGGTGTCCAGAAGGAGGCTTTCTTCCTCGACACGCCTTGCGTGACGATGCGCGAAGAGACCGAGTGGCGCGAGACGGTCGAAGCAGGCTGGAACCGCTTGGTCGGCGCAGACGGCGAGGCGATACGGCGCGCACTCTCAACCGCCGAGGCTCCCGCCGAGAAGCCGACGCCCTACGGCGACGGCACTGCCGCGGCGAACATCGCGGGCTTGCTCGACGATGTCTGA